The genomic interval GTTCTACCTCAGACTTTTTTAGAAATAGTTGGGGATTATACAGGGGTCATGGTAGTTATAGGATATAATGTGGAGCAAATAGGGAATCGTTTTTCCTTTCTAGATTTGCTTACGGATAAGGCAATCATCCATCAAATTACTTTAGGGGATAATCCTAATAAACAACTTTCCTTTATACCCCAGATTATATTTAATATAGCTCTAGTAGATAATCAGAAGGCTAGGGTGCTGCTATTAGGGAAGAACAAAAATAATGAATATCCTGTTTTTGTTCAGCATGGCAAGAACTACTATCTAGCCTCCCACTATATTAAATCACCTTTTTCTATTGCTTTTGCAGAAGTGCTTTATGAGGTTTTCCAAGAGGAAGGCCAGGTGCAAAATCCAGCATATATCCGTTTAGAGGATATTCACCCCTTAGTAGATCCTGAAAAAATGATGGATATAGCAAAAATTTTAAAGGAAAAAAATATTCCGTATATGATTACGGTGATTCCCGTGTATACCAATCCCGAGACAGGGAGGCGGTATCATTTTTCAGACTCTCCTAAACTATTGAGGGTCCTGAAATATATGCAAAGAAATGGCGGTAGCATAGTATTACACGGATATACCCATCAATTCAGGTTGAGCGAAACAGGTGAGGGGTTTGAATTTTGGGATGTTGAGTACAACATGCCTATTTATCATGGGCAGGATGATGAAGTAGTTGTTAAGACGAGAGAAGATTTTAGTAGTGAAGAAGAGTATGAAGATTACCTTAGCCAACAGAAAGCATTTGAAAGAAATTATATAGAAACAAGAATTACAAGAGGAATTCAAGAATTAGCTAACTATGGATTGTATCCCCTTGCCTTTGAAGCCCCTCATTATACCATGTCCCAGCATGGATATGAGGTGATTTCAGAATATTTTTCTACCTATGTAGGTCAACTTCAGATAAGTGATGATGATTGGCGTATTATGACAACAGTACCCTACATGACGAAACCGACATTTTTGCATGGAATGACACTGATTCCTGAAACAATAGGTTATGTTGACCCCGATAACCCTCAATCAATAGAAAAAATGCTGAGCCTTGCCCAGGATTATCAGTTTGTTAGAGATGGAATGGTGGGAGGTTTTTATCATCCCTATTTAGGCGTAGAGTTATTTATAGAATTAATCGAAGAAATTGAAAAAATACCTAATATATCATGGATTGATTTAAGAGAAATAAATAATCGAGTAAATGCTGAAAATGTTGAAATTATAAGCAAGAATGGCCAGCTATTTGTAAATATTAACCGTGTTGGTCTATTTTTAACTTCTAGAGATTACCTAGCCTATCATATCAAAGTTGTAATAAAAACAGTCATGTGGGGCATAGCAGGCATAGGTTCATCGGCTGTTATAATTTTTATATTTAGTATTTTTATATCTCAAAACCGCAATAAATAAGAAGATGGAGGGGGAATAGATTGGCCGATACATTGCTATATATATCTTTATTTAGTATTTGGACCATGCTGTTCTATCATATATTCCTAATGCAGGGGGGATTTCTGCTGTCCCTAAACAATCTATCAATAGGGGAGTCGTGGATTAATGATATTCCTCCACAGCCTATGGTTAGCATTCTAATTCCTGCCCATAATGAAGAGCTTGTGATTGAAGAGACAATAAAATCAATGATAAACCTGAATTATCCTAAAGATAAGCTAGAGATTATCATAATAAATGATCATTCCACAGATTTAACAGGTATGATAGCAGAGTCCTATGCTAGTCGATACCTATATATAAAAGTAGTTAACACTATACCTCCGTTTGTAGGTAAGGGTAAATCTACTGCATTAAATGAAGGATTGAAGCATTCCATAGGGGAGATTATTGTTGTGTATGATGCCGACAATACACCTGAGCCAGATGCTGTTCGAAATTTAATCCTTGTTCTACAAAAAGACAGTGGTGCTGGTGTTTCTGTTGGAAAGTTCCGAGTGATTAATGCAGATAAAAATTTGCTAACAAGACTAATTAATATAGAAACCATTACTTTCCAGTGGTTAGCTCAAGCTGGAAGATGGTATTGGTTTAAACTATGTACTATTCCAGGTACGAATTTTGCAATAAGAAGAAGCATTTTAGAGGAGCTAGGAGGCTGGGACGAAAACGCTCTATCGGAAGATACAGAATTAAGCATTAGGGTCTATAATTTGGGCTATTATATCCGATTTTTTCCATTGGCAGTTACTTGGGAGCAAGAGCCAGAATTATGGAGGGTATGGTGGAAACAAAGAACTAGATGGGCTTGTGGGAACCTATATGTAATTACAAAATATATTTTAGGTTTTCATAAATTACAACATAAAAAGGTATTTATTGATTTACTATATTTTATGTTAACATATTTTTTGTTTATAGGGGGAATTCTCATCTCACATGGTATCCTCATTACTAGTTTATTTGTGGATTTAAACCTAACTATTGGTCTTGTTTCCTATGTGTTATTAGTACTAGGCTTTCTCTTATTTGTTACAGAAGCATTACTGGCAATAAGTATAGAAAATAATCAGTTGACTTTCAAAAACTTTTTTACGGTTTTACTCATGTATTTTACTTATTCCCAAATCTGGTTACTGTTAGTTATGAATGCAGTCTATTTAGAAATAAAGAGTATGATTTTAAGGCGAGAAATAACATGGTATAAAACACAACGGTTTCAGAAAGTTGGAAAAGACAAAGAGCACTCGGCATGAACAGTTTATATAAAAAGATTCATACTTAAGCATGTTGTCATAATTTGATGAAAAATGGGAAAAATACAAAAATAATTTAACTGGTATGGACAACTGTACCAATATAATGTATAATAAGTTTGTAATAAAGTTTTTAATAAATATGAGGAGGGTTTTTATGAAAAGGGGAATGAGTTTATTAATTATTGTCATACTGGTAATGGGGTTGTTGACAGGCTGTTCAGGAGATGCACCTCAAGATGCTTCTACAGAAAACGATACCATACGAATTGGCGCTTCACTTTTGACACAATCACATCCATTCCAGGTTGCTATTAAAGAGGCTATGGAGGCTGAGGCGGCAGGGTTAGGTGTAGAAATTGATATCGCTATTGCGGATCAAGATTTAAATCGACAAATTTCAGCTATAGAGGATTTTATTAACAAGGGTGTAGATGCTATTATACTTGTGCCAGTTGATTCTGATGGTGTTATGGGAGCTATTATGAAGGCTAAGGAAGCAAATATTCCTGTTGTTACAGTGGATATTAAAGCAAATGGTGTTGAAGTAGATTCTCATATTGCTACTGATAACTATGCAGGTGGAATGATTGCAGCTGAAGCGATGGCTCAATTCTTAGAAAAAGCCGGAGATGTAGGATTAATTACTTACCCAGAAGTTCAATCAGTTAGAGATCGTATTGATGGATTTAAAGAAATTGCTGATACATATGAAGATCTAAACATCGTTATTGAATTACCAGGTAGAACAAGAGAAGAGGCTGTATCTGCTTCTGAAGATATGTTAACAAGTAATCCAGGACTTAGGGGTATTTTTGGCTTTGGTGATGATATGGCCATTGCAGCTACTACTGTTATAGGAGAAAGAAATAGCGATACAATTGTAGTAGGTTTTGACGGACTAGAAGAAGCTAGAAACTCTACAGATGCTGACAACGCCTTCCAAGCAGTTGTTGTTCAATACCCAGACCTAATGGGTGCTGAGGGTGTAAGAAATGCTGTAAGCCTAGTAAGGGGTGAAGCGGTAGAAAAAGAAGTGCCTGTAACACCAGGACTTTATGTCCATGGAAGAGGCTTTGTAGATGTAGAGGTTATAAATGGAAAAGTAAATATAGGTTTATAACAATGACACAAATTGAAGAAATACCTAATAGGTATTTCTTCAAATTTTTAATATTTCATTTACAATATAAATGAATCATAAATAATACTGACTTTTATAAAAACAAAAATTTATTGATGGAAATGAGTGTGATACCTTGAATACTGTTCTTGAGATGAAGGGAATTAGAAAGGTTTTTCCAGGTGTTGTTGCACTTGATGATGTAAACTTAAAGCTTGAAAGGGGAAAGGTTTTGGCGCTTTTAGGAGAAAATGGTGCTGGTAAATCTACATTGATGAAGATATTGTCAGGCTCTTACCAACCAGATGATGGAGAAATTTTTCTTTATGGAGAAAAGGTGGAGATAAAAGATGTAATGCGGGCTAAGGAATTAGGTATTAGTATTATTTATCAAGAGCTTAGTCTATGTCAAAATTTGACAGTGGCAGAAAATATCTTTGCACTACAGGAACCAACAAGGTGGGGTTTAATAAAAGATGATGAAATTATAAGCAGAACAAGGGAACTATTTGAAGAATTTAATGTAGACATTGATCCCACCAAGATGGTGGAGGAGTTGTCGGTTTCTAGTCAGCAAATGGTTGAAATCGTTAAGGCCCTATCCTTGAAGCCTAAAATTGTCATCATGGACGAGCCCACCTCTGCTTTAAGTAAGAAGGAAACAGAAACACTATTTGAAATAATAGAGAAGCTGCAGCAGGAAGGAGTTTCTATAATATATATATCCCACAGGATGGAGGAAATCTTTAGAATAACCAACGATGTAAGTGTATTAAGGGATGGAAAATATATTGGAACGGTTAAAACTGCAGACACATCCTCTGAAGAGCTTATCAAAATGATGGTGGGTAGAACTATGGATAATATATATCCTGTTAAAGATTTTAAATATTTAAGGGATGAAAAGCTGTTAGAGGTAAGGGGCTATAATAAGGAAAATTATTTTCATGATATCAATCTATATGTTAGGCCAGGAGAAATATTGGGATTATATGGCTTGATGGGTTCAGGAAGAACGGAGATTGCACAGGGGATTTTTGGCATATTAAAGAAGGACAGGGGAGAAATGTTTATTCATGATAAAAAGGTGGAGATAAAAGACCCCTTTTCTGCTATTCAACATAAAATTGCCTTTGTAACCGAGGATAGAAAAAGAGAAGGACTTATTTTGACGGCTAGCGTTGCTGAGAATGCTACTATGGCTAATATAGATAAAATTCTAAATAAATTTAAATTAATTGAAGATAAAAGAGAAGCCAAAATTGCAAAGGAACATGTTGCAGATCTTAAGGTTAAAACCCCTAGCATCCATCAGACAATTAATAAATTAAGTGGTGGCAATCAGCAGAAAGTGGTTATTTCGAAATGGTTTGAAATTGAACCGGAAATTCTTATTTTAGATGAACCCACTAGGGGAATAGATGTCAGTGCTAAATATGAAATTTACAAACTAATGATTGAGCTGGCTCAAAAGGGTGTAGGGATCATTATGATATCCTCTGAGCTACCTGAAATTTTGAATGTATCTGATAGATTATTGGTTATAAATAAACGTCAAATTGTTACGGAATTAGACCCTAAAAATACTACGCAAGAAGAGATCATGACATATATTGCTGGAAGAGGTGAATAGGTAAAATGCAGCTAAAAAAAATAATGAATAATAGATATTTTAAAAGCTATGGTGGTGTTTTGTTAGCACTGGTGGGATTAGTTATATTATTTTCTTTTCTAAGTCCTCATTTTTTAAGAACAAATAATATTTTAACCATTTTTAATCAGGTTTCAATTATTGCTATTTTGGCCTTTGGTATGACTTTTGTATTGATGATTGGTGAAATAGACCTATCGGTGGGGTCCACTTTAGCCCTATCTAGTGTCATACTGGGGATAGCCTTGTCAACCGGAGTACATCCCTTTATTGCCATCATTTTCACCCTTGGGGTGGGGATTCTGGCGGGGCTGTTTAATGGAGTGGTCAGTGCAAAGCTTAAAATTCCAAGTTTTATTGTAACTGTGGCCACCATGGGTATCTTTAGAGGAATTGGATATGCATTAACCGATTCTAGACCAATACCTATTACTGATTCAGTTATATTGAAAATAGGAAACAATAGATTTTTAGGCGCAATTCCCAATGCAGTTATTGTCATGATATTTATTTTGATTGTCTTTCATATAGTTTTATCTAGAACTAAATTTGGAAGACAGGCTAAAATGGTAGGTGGTAATAAAGTAGCAGCTGAATATGTAGGTGTAGATACGAAAAAATTACAAGTTAAAATATTTATGATTTCAGGGCTAGCCGCTGCCGTTAGTGGTATTTTAATGGCGTCTAGACTTTATTCAGCACAACCCAATACTGCATCTGGATATGAGCTAGATGCTATTGCGTCAGCGGTTTTAGGAGGTACCAGTCTGTCTGGGGGATATGGAACTGTACTAGGAACTTTCATAGGAGCAGTTATTATGGGTGTTATTAACAATGGAATGAACTTAGTTGGTATGGCATATTTTTATCAACAGATTGTAAAGGGTTTAATCATTATTATAGCTGTATTCATTGATGTTAGAAATAAGGAAAGTATACTTGGCAAAAAATAAATTGTAAATTGGAGTTGATAATATGGCTGAAATAATTACCATTGGTGAAGTGCTGGTTGAGGTGATGGCAAAGTCCATAGGACAAAATTTTCATGAAACAGGAGAATTTATTGGTCCATTTCCAAGTGGTGCTCCAGCTATTTTTATAGATCAAGCAGCAAAATGTGGTAGCAAGGCTATGATTATATCAGCTGTTGGAGAAGATGGATTTGGAAGAATAAACATAGAACGTTTGACCAAGGATGGTGTTGATATTTCATCTATCAAAATATCAAAGGATAGGGCTACAGGTGTGGCTTTTGTCACCTATAAAGAAGATGGAGATCGTGATTTTTTATTTCATATAGGAAACGCCGCCTGTGGTGAAATAGATGAAGATTTTTTAAAGGAAGAAGATTTTAAGGATTGTAGATATTTTCATATTATGGGTTCTGCTATTTATAATGAAGGTACATCAAGGGCCATTCTTAAAGGGATGGAATTAGCATTAAAATATGGTGCCAAGATAACCTTTGATCCTAATGTTAGAAAAGAGATTATCGATAATGATGAAAAAAGAAAGTTATTGGTTCATATATTAGAAAAGGCTCATATTGTACTTGCTGGAGAAAGCGAACTATTTTATTTAACAGAAATAGAAGAGGAGGCAGTCAGTGCAAAGGGGTTGTTAGAAAATAATGCAGAAGCTGTAATAGTTAAACGAGGCAGCAGAGGAACTACCTTATACACACCACAGAACACAGTCAATATAGAAGCCTATCCAGTAGAGGAAGTAGACCCTACAGGAGCAGGAGATTGTTTTGCTGGAACATTTGTAGGCTGTATTAACCAAGGCATAACAGTTGAGAAGGCAGTGAAATTAGCTTCAATAGCTGGTGCAAAGGCAGTTACAAAAAAAGGGCCTATGGAGGGAAATACAGATCTTCAGGAGTTAAGTAGAATTTTTGAAGAAATTTATCAATAGATGGAGATGAAAAGATATGTTTATTTCGACGATGGAGATTTTAATTGACGCACAAAATAAAGGGTATGCAGTACCTGCCTTTAATATACATAATTTAGAAACTGCCATGGCAGTAGCAGAAACTGCAGAAGAATTAAAAAGTCCAGTTATATTGGCAGCTACCCCGGGAACCTTTACTTTTAATGGGAGAAAAAATATACATGCAATAGTAGAGACGATAGCTGGAACTACTAGTGTTCCCCTAACCCTTCATTTAGATCATCATACAAGCTTTGAGGATATTAAAACTTCCGTAGACTTAGGCTGCCGATCTGTAATGATTGATGCCTCCCATTATAGCTTTGAAGAAAATATAAAAATTGTCAAAGAAGTTGTAAGCTATACCCATAAAGTCGGCGGTACTGTTGAGGCAGAGCTGGGGGTGCTTGGGGGTATAGAGGATGACCTAGAGGTTAATGAAGATAGGGCTAAATATACAGATCCAGATGCCGCTAAAGAATTTGCAGAAAGAACTGGCATAGATTCCTTAGCTATAGCAATAGGTACAGCACATGGGTTATATAAATCTGAACCTAAATTAGATTATGAAAGATTGAAGCAAATAAAAGAGCTGGTTAGCATTCCTTTGGTATTACATGGTGCATCGGGAATTCCTAATGAAAATATTAAAAGGACTATAGAATTGGGAATATGCAAGGTAAATATTGCTACAGAACTAAAAATTTCCTTTAGCAACGCCCTAAGGCAGCACTTAATAAACCATCCTAGTGAAAATGATCCAAGAAAATATTTTCTATCAGCTAAGGAAGCTGTAAAAAAAATAGTAAAGGAAAAAATATTGTTGTGTAATAGCAACAATAGGGCATAGTCGAGATGATACTGACCATTACTTTAAATCCAGCCATTGATATATCCTATTATGTAAATGAATTGAAACTGGATAATGTGAATCGATGTGATAAATATATTAAAACAGCTGGTGGTAAGGGAATAAATGTTACTAAGGTACTACGGAATTTAAACTGTAATGTGATGGCCACAGGGTTTTTAGGAGGTAGTAGTGGGGAATTTATTAAAAATGAGCTTAAAAAAAGAAAGGTGGATTTAAGATTTGTTGATATAGCAGGAGAGACAAGGAATTGCATCGCCATTGTTTCACAGCAGCAACAGACTGAAATATTAGAATCTGGACCCTTTATCACTGAAAAAGAAGAAACTAATTTTATTGAAACACTAAAAGATAATTTAGATAAATATCCCATCCAAGTAGTAACTGCATCTGGTAGTATACCTAAAGGCTTGAGTAGTTCATATTATACAAAATTAATTAAAATAAGCAATGAAAGAGGAATTAAATTTTTGTTAGACACCAGTGGTATATATCTTCATAAGGCAATAGAGGCATCCCCTTATTTAATTAAACCTAATATTTCAGAACTGGAAGGATTTTATGGCAAAAAAATAGATAGCTTAGAAAAACTAATTAATGTCATGGAGGAATTGAGGGTTTATAATATTCAGATCATAGTGGTATCCCTAGGTAAAGAAGGATGCATTGCATTGTGCGATAATGAGGTATACAAAGTTACTGTTCCTCAGATTAAACTAAAAAATCCTGTAGGCTCAGGGGATGCAATGGTGGCAGGAATGGGAAAGGGCATTGAAAATAAGCATTCCTATGAAGAGATATTAAAAATAGGTAGCACCTGTGGAACACTTAATGCAATGAATGAAGAAACAGGAGCTATTAATATAAAAGAGTTTCAGGATATATACAATAAAATAAAAGTAGAAAAAATAAAAAGGGTTAGTATATAGAATAGCGAAAAAATTTTTGGTAAAAATACTTCAATAATAGTGGATTATATGGTAGAATCAACATTATCATTATCTTAAAAAAGTTGGTTTGTTTAAGTATTTTTTAAAAAATTTGAATCTAGCGGTGATATATTATGATAAACAGAAATTCAGTAATACCTATCTATTACCAAATAGAAGATTGGATTAAATCACAAATAGAAAATGAACAACTGAGGGTTGATAAAGTAATACCCTCCGAAAGAGAGTTAACGGAACTTTTTGGTGTAAGTAGGTATACCGTTAGACAAGCCATTGGCAATTTAGTCAATGAAGGATATCTATACCGTCTTTCTGGCAAGGGAACCTTCGTAAAGGATAGGAATGTTATATATAAAGAAAATAAATATACAAGTTTTTCAGAGGATATGGAAAGCTTGGGGAAAATTTTAAAAAACAAGGTTATTGGCTTTGCTATTACTACTGCCTCCAGTAGTATAGCAAATAGACTTTCCATAAATGAAAAGGATGATGTAATCTCTATAAAAAGGATTAGATCTGTGGATGATGTTCCCTTTTCTTATGAAATGCTTTTTATCCCTAGAGAAATAGTAGGTAACATGGATGAAGGCTTTGCAGAAGGCTCCATGATGGATTATTATGAAAATCATTTAGGTTTAGATATTGATCATTCGCTGGAGACCATTGAATCTGTTAAAGCTATAGAAAAAACAGCAGAAAAATTACAAGTTCCCAAGGATGCGCCACTTTTATTAGTAAAATCAAAGCTATTTTTAGGGAATGGAAAGCAAATACATTATAGGAAGAGTTACTTTAGAGGAGATAAATATAAATTTACAATAAAGTTAAAAAGATAAAAAATCATGTATTCCGAGGCACTTTACTTATTTTGTTAAGGAAATTGCATACTTACATCTCCATAATAGGAGTTATTAACCTACTTTAATGATAACCACCTTTTGCCAAAATAGAGCTAAAGGTGGTTTTTTAAATAAAAAATATCAACAATATTTCAATAATAAAAACAATAGGAGAAGAATCTAAGAACAATTCCCTCTAGGCTTTTTCATAGATAGGTCAGAATTTCTTTGAAAAATATGACGATTTAATCATATTGTAAGGAAACCTCCGTTGACACCAGTTTTTTGGCATAGTATAGTTAAATTAGTAAAAAATGTATAGATTAAAGTGGGGACGGAAATATGAGAAAAAAAATATTTGTAGTGTTACTTGTGGCCATTGATGCAGCATTGATGAATCTAGGCTTTCTTTTAGCCTTTTATATTCGATTTGATGGCGTGCTATCTGGCAAGATGGCAACCCAGTACTTACCTGTTTATTTAGACAATGCTGTGAACTTAACCCTGATTAAATTAGGACTCTTTTATCTCTTTGGCATGTATAAAAACCTATGGAAATATGCCAGCATCGAAGAGGTGTTTCAGATAGCCACTACAGTCTTTGTGGCCAATGCCGGAGTTGTTACCTATATGATGATGACCCAGCAGATGTTACCTAGAAGTATTTATATACTCATCTTTTTATTAGATATCCTGTTGATAGGTGGGGTTCGTCTCAGCTATCGCTTGACGAGAAATATGGGGAAAAATTTAAAGGAGCATGGTTTTGCAGGTATAATCAAGAATAAAGGCCAAAAACGTATTATGATTGTTGGTGCAGGCCAAGCTGGGGCTATGGTCATCAAGGAGTTAAGAAGACATGAGGGCCTCCATAGTAAACCGGTGGCCATCATCGATGATGATGATAGTAAGCTGGGATCGAAAATCCACGGGGTGCCAGTTCTAGGGGACAGGTATCACATTAAAAAGATAGCAGAGAAGAAAAAGGTAGATGAAATTATCATTGCCCTTCCCTCCGCCTATAAAAAGGAAACGAGAGAAATTATAGAGGAGGCCAATAAAACCAAGTGTAAGCTTAAAATTGTGCCGGGGATTTATGAACTGTTGGATGGACAGGTCAGTATTAAGGAACTGCGGGATGTGGAAATCGAAGACCTATTAGGTAGAGATCCTGTGGTGGTGGATCTAGAGGAGATCAGCAGTTATTTAGCCAATAAGGTGGTTTTGGTTACTGGTGGTGGTGGTTCCATCGGTTCCGAGATTTGTCGTCAGATTGCCAACTTTCAACCTAGCAAGCTAGTACTTGTAGATATCTATGAAAACAATGCCTATGATATACAAAATGAGCTGCGGAGAAATTATCCTGATTTAAAATTAGAGGTGCTCATTGCCTCTGTACGGGACAAAAAGAGGCTGGAGGAAATATTTATTGTCCATCAGCCCCAGGTGGTTTTCCATGCAGCAGCCCACAAGCATGTACCCTTGATGGAGGCCAGTCCCCAAGAGGCTATTAAGAACAATGTTTTTGGCACTAAAAATGTAGCGGAATGTGCCCATGATTATGGGGTGGAGAAGTTTGTTTTAATATCCACCGATAAGGCTGTGAACCCCACCAACATCATGGGGGCCACCAAAAGGGTGGCAGAGATGATTATTCAGTCGATGGATCGTATCAGTAAAACGGAGTTTGTGGCGGTGCGATTTGGCAATGTTTTAGGAAGCAATGGCAGTGTTATACCCCTTTTTAGAAGGCAAATTGCTGAAGGAGGACCGGTTACTGTGACGGATGCTGAGATGACAAGGTATTTTATGACCATCCCAGAGGCTGTACAGCTGGTGATCCAGGCCGGCGCCATGGCCCAAGGGGGAGAGATCTTTGTACTGGATATGGGCGAACCGGTAAAGATTATGGATTTAGCCAGAAATCTCATTCGTCTGTCGGGCTTTGAGCCGGAGGTGGATATACCTATAGAGATTGTAGGCCTTCGTCCAGGGGAGAAGCTATATGAGGAGCTGCTAATGGATGAAGAAGGTCTATCGGCCACCAAGCACCATAAGATTTTTGTAGGCAAGCCGGTCTTTACGGATCTAAAGCTATTACATAGGGAGTTAGATATTTTGTTGGACCTATTGTGGGGAGGACCCGAGGCTATCAAGGAATACATGGTAAAAATGGTCCCCACCTATAAACGAACCAGTTAAATACATGAGTAAGCATGAGGGTGACAACACTCTTTTCATATGAAACAAGGTAAAGGCCTTTGAAGAAAATGGTTCTTCAGGGGTCTTTTTCTTTGGATATATTTTAAAAACTATACTAAATCCTTTAGTATTTTGATAAAATAACAGGAGAACCCACAGGACGTTACATAAAGGAGAGAATAATGAATAAAAGCAAAGCTCTAAAAATCAGTTTAAGTATTATGCTTTTAATTTTATTAATAGCAGCAGTTGGTTTTGAAAAATACAATACTATGAAAAATCCTCAGCAAGCCTTTTATAAGGAGCTTCACCAACAGGAGATGGATGCTATAGACAAGGAGACGATCCCCAAGAGGAATATTATCAATGTTCTTTTGTTAGGGGTGGATAGTACAGAGGAGAGGGAGGCTAAGGGATCTGGTTATCGGAGTGATGCCATCATGGTGGTCTCCATGGATTTAGATACAAAGCAGGTAAAGGTAC from Natronincola ferrireducens carries:
- a CDS encoding substrate-binding domain-containing protein; this encodes MKRGMSLLIIVILVMGLLTGCSGDAPQDASTENDTIRIGASLLTQSHPFQVAIKEAMEAEAAGLGVEIDIAIADQDLNRQISAIEDFINKGVDAIILVPVDSDGVMGAIMKAKEANIPVVTVDIKANGVEVDSHIATDNYAGGMIAAEAMAQFLEKAGDVGLITYPEVQSVRDRIDGFKEIADTYEDLNIVIELPGRTREEAVSASEDMLTSNPGLRGIFGFGDDMAIAATTVIGERNSDTIVVGFDGLEEARNSTDADNAFQAVVVQYPDLMGAEGVRNAVSLVRGEAVEKEVPVTPGLYVHGRGFVDVEVINGKVNIGL
- a CDS encoding glycosyltransferase family 2 protein, whose amino-acid sequence is MADTLLYISLFSIWTMLFYHIFLMQGGFLLSLNNLSIGESWINDIPPQPMVSILIPAHNEELVIEETIKSMINLNYPKDKLEIIIINDHSTDLTGMIAESYASRYLYIKVVNTIPPFVGKGKSTALNEGLKHSIGEIIVVYDADNTPEPDAVRNLILVLQKDSGAGVSVGKFRVINADKNLLTRLINIETITFQWLAQAGRWYWFKLCTIPGTNFAIRRSILEELGGWDENALSEDTELSIRVYNLGYYIRFFPLAVTWEQEPELWRVWWKQRTRWACGNLYVITKYILGFHKLQHKKVFIDLLYFMLTYFLFIGGILISHGILITSLFVDLNLTIGLVSYVLLVLGFLLFVTEALLAISIENNQLTFKNFFTVLLMYFTYSQIWLLLVMNAVYLEIKSMILRREITWYKTQRFQKVGKDKEHSA
- a CDS encoding DUF2334 domain-containing protein; this encodes MGVCKEKLGFMITITIAGILLISLFSTSTSVKAHRGLVKETPNILVVFSSRNDEIDEHQRILDMLLGGFTDNIVFKASSQVVKNDLEEVTHLFYYGQQREVLPQTFLEIVGDYTGVMVVIGYNVEQIGNRFSFLDLLTDKAIIHQITLGDNPNKQLSFIPQIIFNIALVDNQKARVLLLGKNKNNEYPVFVQHGKNYYLASHYIKSPFSIAFAEVLYEVFQEEGQVQNPAYIRLEDIHPLVDPEKMMDIAKILKEKNIPYMITVIPVYTNPETGRRYHFSDSPKLLRVLKYMQRNGGSIVLHGYTHQFRLSETGEGFEFWDVEYNMPIYHGQDDEVVVKTREDFSSEEEYEDYLSQQKAFERNYIETRITRGIQELANYGLYPLAFEAPHYTMSQHGYEVISEYFSTYVGQLQISDDDWRIMTTVPYMTKPTFLHGMTLIPETIGYVDPDNPQSIEKMLSLAQDYQFVRDGMVGGFYHPYLGVELFIELIEEIEKIPNISWIDLREINNRVNAENVEIISKNGQLFVNINRVGLFLTSRDYLAYHIKVVIKTVMWGIAGIGSSAVIIFIFSIFISQNRNK
- a CDS encoding ABC transporter permease → MQLKKIMNNRYFKSYGGVLLALVGLVILFSFLSPHFLRTNNILTIFNQVSIIAILAFGMTFVLMIGEIDLSVGSTLALSSVILGIALSTGVHPFIAIIFTLGVGILAGLFNGVVSAKLKIPSFIVTVATMGIFRGIGYALTDSRPIPITDSVILKIGNNRFLGAIPNAVIVMIFILIVFHIVLSRTKFGRQAKMVGGNKVAAEYVGVDTKKLQVKIFMISGLAAAVSGILMASRLYSAQPNTASGYELDAIASAVLGGTSLSGGYGTVLGTFIGAVIMGVINNGMNLVGMAYFYQQIVKGLIIIIAVFIDVRNKESILGKK
- the gatY gene encoding tagatose-bisphosphate aldolase subunit GatY codes for the protein MFISTMEILIDAQNKGYAVPAFNIHNLETAMAVAETAEELKSPVILAATPGTFTFNGRKNIHAIVETIAGTTSVPLTLHLDHHTSFEDIKTSVDLGCRSVMIDASHYSFEENIKIVKEVVSYTHKVGGTVEAELGVLGGIEDDLEVNEDRAKYTDPDAAKEFAERTGIDSLAIAIGTAHGLYKSEPKLDYERLKQIKELVSIPLVLHGASGIPNENIKRTIELGICKVNIATELKISFSNALRQHLINHPSENDPRKYFLSAKEAVKKIVKEKILLCNSNNRA
- a CDS encoding sugar kinase; the protein is MAEIITIGEVLVEVMAKSIGQNFHETGEFIGPFPSGAPAIFIDQAAKCGSKAMIISAVGEDGFGRINIERLTKDGVDISSIKISKDRATGVAFVTYKEDGDRDFLFHIGNAACGEIDEDFLKEEDFKDCRYFHIMGSAIYNEGTSRAILKGMELALKYGAKITFDPNVRKEIIDNDEKRKLLVHILEKAHIVLAGESELFYLTEIEEEAVSAKGLLENNAEAVIVKRGSRGTTLYTPQNTVNIEAYPVEEVDPTGAGDCFAGTFVGCINQGITVEKAVKLASIAGAKAVTKKGPMEGNTDLQELSRIFEEIYQ
- a CDS encoding sugar ABC transporter ATP-binding protein; its protein translation is MNTVLEMKGIRKVFPGVVALDDVNLKLERGKVLALLGENGAGKSTLMKILSGSYQPDDGEIFLYGEKVEIKDVMRAKELGISIIYQELSLCQNLTVAENIFALQEPTRWGLIKDDEIISRTRELFEEFNVDIDPTKMVEELSVSSQQMVEIVKALSLKPKIVIMDEPTSALSKKETETLFEIIEKLQQEGVSIIYISHRMEEIFRITNDVSVLRDGKYIGTVKTADTSSEELIKMMVGRTMDNIYPVKDFKYLRDEKLLEVRGYNKENYFHDINLYVRPGEILGLYGLMGSGRTEIAQGIFGILKKDRGEMFIHDKKVEIKDPFSAIQHKIAFVTEDRKREGLILTASVAENATMANIDKILNKFKLIEDKREAKIAKEHVADLKVKTPSIHQTINKLSGGNQQKVVISKWFEIEPEILILDEPTRGIDVSAKYEIYKLMIELAQKGVGIIMISSELPEILNVSDRLLVINKRQIVTELDPKNTTQEEIMTYIAGRGE